The region ACGAACTTGGTGTGTTTGGTGAGACGCTGCGCGAAGCCGGGGCGTCAGCAGTCTGCCGCCGACGGAAGCCCaaacccccccaacccccaatcTCATCAGCACCAAAGCGGCGCGTCACGCCCGGCCCTTTGCACGGCCTGTCCCGGGACCCCGAACACTGTCGTCCTGCACACAAACTGGGCACCGTGGAGTTGGCGCCGCTTAaccaagaaacacacacacacgccctccCCTCGAGGCCACGATTTCTCAACACGAAAATCAAGGAATCCATTTTCCCTCCACGTTTCAACCCGGATCCATGCACCGTCCTACTCGGCAAACTCTTGCTCATGCGTCAAAACCGGCTCCTAAGTCGCTCCCGCCCCAGCTTCCGAATCCACGGCGCGGGGGAGGGTCCTGGTACGTGGCCCCGGTGGGCGTCCGCAGAAAAGGGGAACACACAGGAGGGTAACCAGCCTTTCCGCTCTCTCCTCTGGCCAGcctcacatttctttttccccctgcttAAAACACCAGTTCCCCCGGCCCTCGATGCCCCGACGGCGCTCCGGGAGCCTctgcccaggccctgccctccGACTGGAAGGCTTCCTACCCACTAACCACGCGCCCTGGTACTCACCCCGCGGCGGCGGCTGTGCCTCGGCTTGCCCACGTTCTTGGTCACCTTGTGACCCTTGTTGAGGCCCACGGCCATGGGGTAGCGCAGAGCCATGGCTGCGGACAGAAAAGGGGAGAAGGGATGTGGGTGAGCTCCGGCTGGGTGCCAACTGCCTGGAACCCCGCGCTTCGGCTCCCACGGGTTTGCTCGCTGCACTCAGCCATCCCTCGAGTTGCCTGGGATACCCAGGCTTCGGATGGCAACGGATGCTGCTCGCGAGAGAGTTCACAAACCTGTTGTTATACAATGGCTGCCGCGGCGGAAGGACCTCCGACGAGCGGAACTCTGGGATATCTACCAGCTCGCGGGCGGTGCGGGCCAGAGGGGCAAGAATGGCTCGGGCTCCCCCTCGCGGCGTGGAGGAGTCCCTGGGGGCTCTCTGAGCATGCGCGAACAGACACCCAAAGCGAGCTAATTTATTCCAGCGAGCCTTCATCTTTAGTCGGACCGGGTGGGCGTGACTATGGCGGCGGTGCTTCCCTCCTCTGGTGGGTTGAGAACTGGAGTCCTACATCTGCCGCCACCTGGTTGgcccagggccagggactccACCTCCCACTACCAAAATTTCTCCATTTATAGAAGGATGACAAAAATAGTACCAATTCCGAACTGCGCAAGATATAATGACACCTGgcacaaaataaaactttcactAACGGAGGAATTGGTTTTACGATAAATGAAGCCAAGTTCTGGACTAGCGCTAAGGAAAGTGTTGTGATATAGTGCCCCAGATGGCACTtgatatgtgcgtgtgtgctaggtctcttcagtcgtgttcgattctgtgggaccctaaggactgtagcccgccaggctcctctgtccatggaattctccaggcaagaatactggaatgccaTACAGGAGAGAAAGCACATAAATGTTATTTATGTGGCAAACCCTTCAATCACAAGGAATGACGTTGCAGATCATCTGAGAATCCATACTGCAGTGAAAACTTACCAATGTAGAGAGTGCAATAAAATATATCAACTTTTTGACCCTCAGAAAATTCAAACTTAGGAAAACTACACAGATGTGCTAGGTTTGGGAAAACTGTGATTGTGTGTTCAGGCCTAACTCACcagcagttaatttttttttttttatttttacaatattgtggtggtttttgctgtacatcaacatgaataagcatacatatgtcccttccctcctgaaccCACCTCTCTCGACACCGTATCCCTCCAGATTGTCCCAGAGCACTTGCTCATATATCAAACTCACACTGGctcttttacatatgataatatatatgtttcagtgctaatcTCTTAAATCTTGCCTTCctatttcttttgtgtttttttcaataGTTTTTCCTTAGCGTTACTTTTTCTATCCACATGTTATGACCCATATCTAaggtttaatttacatttctttcctgCCTTACACTAATACATAAGTCTGTGGGTTATTTTGAGACTTGTATCATTAAAATGCATGTAGACAATGACAGGGAACATAGTAGGTGCCCTGTAAGTGtaaagaaagacattttctttaGGACTTGAATTCAGTCAGATAATaaacatagaaatatttataaatagtgcCGTTGATAATTTTGATGAAAATAAATTCTAGTGTCTTCTTAAGACTTTATATTTTACAATGTGCTTTGTTGTCAACAACTGACAGTTCTTTCAGAAACAGACAACAAAGACATGAGAGAAAATATGTTACAAGCAATTTGACATTCCATTACATTGAAGTATTGGCTTCAGTATTATATAAAGAAGAATgcatttcttattaaaatttaatctttaaaatttaaaaaaaaaaaaaaatactggaatgggttgccatttcctcctccgggggatcttcccagggattgagTCCTCGGCTCATGTCCGCCTGCACTGGccggtggttctttaccactagcgccacctgatgTAATTTTAGGGGCAGAGATAGGAGGCATAGGGGGAACAaacccttcccccccacccccttgtttttatctttcaatcctGTTTACCTCCAAGAGTCAGTATCAGTTTGGGGCTGATCTGTTTGGGGGTTACCCCTTCAAACATCCGCTGATCTTGGTACCTTGAAGAACCAACAGTAGTTTGCATTTTATAACATTGTTTTCATGCTACAGTTTTAATCTTTATAGTTACTTTTCCTTTATGCAAGCAGTGCTGGTTTACCATTCTAAGGAAACtctccattttaaatttattaatgtaAATATCAGTGGTGTGCAGATGCACACATTGCCTTAAAGAGGGATAGTCTGTTGTAGGAATCTCAGCTTCTGCCACCAACTTCCCcgctgtttcctcatccataaaatgataataatgatagCACTGACTTCTGGTTGCAAAAATGCCATGAGGTCACGAATGTCAAGTGCATAGTGCTTGATACAGGTGATCATTATTGGGGCATAAATCACGTGCTTCATGCTGCAAATAACGCCTTTGGCCCACAAGCGGTTCCCTTCCCTTCCATCCCTGATTTCCTGGATGAGGTCCACCTGTCTCAAAACCTccgtttctccatctgtgaaatgaagttGAGCATTCTGACATAAATGTATCAGACATCCCTCTTCACCTCCTGCCACAAGCAAACTGGAAGGAACCTGAACAGCGGGTGTGCAAGGGGAGATGAGTTTTTATTATCAAATGGGAGGTTGGACCTAGCCTAGAACATgttcttttcctcctccctctcctcagaCCCCAAGAGCAACTTGAGAGCTTTGAGGGCTCCCTTGCTTGGGGAAAGGGTTGGAGGATGCTCCGAGGCTGACTGAGTGGAAGGAACAAAGCGGGAGGCAGTGGGTTCAGGTCACAGATAGAGAGCGCTCCAAGGGTGGCTCAGCGGCGGTGTGACCTGTTGGATGTGGCCGGGGCTCTGGGGCAAGTCACAtcgcccctctgagcctcagtttgttcatctgcaaaatggaagcAGCTCTCATATCATCAGCAACAGCTAAGATGACTGAGGTAATTTACTTCCGACTTCCTGACAAGATGCCTGGTACACTCCGAGTTCTGCTTGTTTTCAAGTGCTGGTAGTTTTTCTCGGGTTTACTTTTGTGTCTTGATGACTTTCTCTTGGTCCTTGACCACCTGCTCAGAAGTGTCTTCAGTGTGTGTCCCGGCTCCAGGACGGTTGGCTGGAGGGTCATCTTCTGGGAAGATGAAGGGGCCTCAAGCCCAGCGGCTCAGGCAGCAGGGGGAGTCGTTATGTTGAGCTCCTGGCGGACGAACCAGGCCCTCGAGTGTGGCATCCAGCTGCGGAGCAGGCAGAGCAGGTGGAAGCGCCATGGGTAGAAGACGCCGGAGGCACGCGTGGCGCCTCCGCGGATTACGGCCAGGGCTGCCTTGGGCCCTTGAGCCGCCTTGACCCTCGTGATGCCCCTGGGGACGGGAGGGTATGCTGGGGACTGCAGCTGGTGCTGAGCAGCCCAGCCACAGCCCTTCCCAGGCCAGCCTGGCCCTGCCTCGCGTCCTGGGCCTCACCTGACTCCCTCGGCGGCGGAGGAACGGTCTTGGAGACCCAGAATGCACATGGTAATGGCAACGTTCACTTCCTGCACGTCCAGCTCCCGCCGAAGAGAACTGAAGAAGCTGTCCAGTGCGAACTTGGCTGCCGAGTAGgggctggagaaggaagtgggcaCCTGGCCTGGGGGCGCAGGAGGGCAGTGGCTTAGCGGCTGAAGCCTTCGGGTCCCCTTCGGGTTCGCCTGCATCAGCCCTTGTGGCTTCCCCACGCCCTGCCCCACGGACAC is a window of Muntiacus reevesi chromosome 1, mMunRee1.1, whole genome shotgun sequence DNA encoding:
- the HSD11B1L gene encoding hydroxysteroid 11-beta-dehydrogenase 1-like protein isoform X2; translated protein: MQVNFLSYVQLTSSALPSLTDSKGSLVVVSSLLGQVPTSFSSPYSAAKFALDSFFSSLRRELDVQEVNVAITMCILGLQDRSSAAEGVRGITRVKAAQGPKAALAVIRGGATRASGVFYPWRFHLLCLLRSWMPHSRAWFVRQELNITTPPAA